The proteins below come from a single Tachypleus tridentatus isolate NWPU-2018 chromosome 13, ASM421037v1, whole genome shotgun sequence genomic window:
- the LOC143237100 gene encoding uncharacterized protein LOC143237100, translated as MKKVLIFCAFVAAVQASVIYTPDIVNTGASVQHRSQDSLGNYDFGYDERHLTGGTFRKESGDAYGNKVGSYGLRDADGRARVVNYVADDSGFHVNIDSNEPGVEAKDPADTSINKAKSVVVAATPTVTHAAPDTHAVSYATSPAFYSYASAPTFYGFKYASAPVVQGYKYTSDPIVQRYKYINVPNFYNYKYVGVPGYHGYRYISAPNYYGYRYADIPAIYGYKNVVSPTVYGYNFAGYPYLWGHRNVW; from the exons ATGAAGAAG GTTCTGATATTTTGTGCTTTTGTGGCTGCTGTCCAGGCGAGTGTAATCTACACCCCAGATATTGTTAACACAGGGGCTAGTGTTCAACATCGTAGTCAAGAT AGTTTGGGTAACTACGACTTTGGCTACGATGAAAGACATCTCACAGGCGGTACTTTTCGTAAGGAGTCTGGCGATGCTTACGGTAACAAGGTTGGTTCCTACGGCCTGAGAGATGCTGACGGTCGTGCCCGTGTCGTTAACTACGTAGCTGATGACAGCGGCTTCCATGTTAATATCGATTCTAACGAACCTGGTGTAGAGGCCAAAGATCCAGCCGATACTAGCATTAATAAGGCTAAGTCTGTTGTTGTGGCTGCGACTCCTACAGTGACGCATGCTGCTCCTGACACTCATGCCGTATCTTACGCTACTTCTCCTGCTTTTTACAGTTACGCTTCTGCTCCTACTTTCTATGGCTTTAAATACGCCAGTGCTCCTGTTGTCCAAGGATACAAGTACACCAGTGACCCCATTGTTCAGAGGTACAAATACATTAACGTTCCAAATTTCTATAACTACAAGTATGTTGGAGTTCCAGGATATCATGGCTACAGGTACATTAGTGCTCCTAATTACTACGGTTACAGGTACGCTGATATTCCTGCAATCTACGGCTACAAGAATGTCGTTTCACCTACTGTTTACGGTTACAACTTTGCTGGATATCCGTACTTATGGGGACACCGTAATGTGTGGTAG
- the LOC143237101 gene encoding uncharacterized protein LOC143237101: MVYVFSGHLYEICIKALIFRGWNIAFSKQRITKLTRTMKLLVLCTLVAAAQAGLIYTPGLIGTGTSAQYRQQDQIGNYAFGYDEGHLTGGTFRKETGDVFGNKIGSYGLRDADGRVRTVNYVADAAGYRADISSNEPGVKPKDPANTSINKGVAVAAPVAHALTYAATPALNYAGVIPAAHTYNYAYGFPAYGHHYFNYLGAHPYTYTW, translated from the exons ATGGTTTACGTATTCTCTGGCCACCTGTATGAGATTTGTATAAAAGCTCTGATTTTTAGAGGCTGGAACATTGCCTTCTCTAAACAACGAATAACAAAGCTCACTCGAACCATGAAG CTGTTAGTGTTATGTACTCTGGTAGCTGCGGCCCAGGCTGGTTTGATCTACACTCCCGGACTAATTGGAACTGGAACTAGTGCTCAGTATCGTCAACAAGAT CAAATCGGGAACTACGCATTTGGTTATGACGAGGGACATTTGACAGGCGGCACCTTCCGTAAAGAGACTGGTGATGTCTTCGGCAACAAGATTGGTTCCTATGGTTTAAGAGATGCTGATGGCCGTGTCCGCACGGTAAATTATGTCGCTGATGCCGCTGGTTATCGTGCTGACATTTCAAGCAACGAGCCCGGTGTCAAACCTAAGGATCCTGCTAACACTTCTATTAATAAAGGAGTAGCTGTTGCTGCTCCTGTCGCTCACGCTTTGACCTACGCCGCGACTCCTGCCTTGAACTACGCTGGGGTCATACCAGCTGCCCATACTTACAATTATGCATATGGTTTTCCAGCTTATGGTCACCATTATTTCAATTACCTTGGAGCCCATCCTTATACCTATACATGGTAA